In Terriglobales bacterium, the following are encoded in one genomic region:
- a CDS encoding metallopeptidase TldD-related protein codes for QLDAREAPAGEMPVVLGPGWPGILLHEAIGHGLEADFNRKKTSAFAGLVGQRVASPKCTVVDNGTLPSRRGSLNMDDEGSPTQNTVLIEKGILKGYLSDRLSARLMGIPDTGNGRRESYEHIPMPRMTNTYMLAGEDSPEDIVRSVERGVYAANFGGGQVDITSGKFVFSASEAYLIEDGKITAPLRNCTLIGNGPDVLTRVSMVGNDLALDEGVGTCGKDGQSVPVGVGIPTLKVDRITVGGTARRQVGTDFRS; via the coding sequence TGCAATTGGATGCGCGCGAGGCGCCAGCGGGCGAGATGCCGGTGGTGCTGGGTCCGGGTTGGCCGGGGATCCTGCTGCATGAAGCCATCGGCCACGGACTGGAAGCGGACTTCAACCGCAAGAAGACCTCGGCGTTCGCCGGACTGGTGGGACAGCGTGTGGCCAGCCCCAAGTGCACCGTGGTGGACAACGGGACGCTGCCTTCGCGGCGCGGTTCGCTCAACATGGACGACGAGGGCTCCCCGACACAGAACACCGTGCTGATCGAGAAGGGAATCCTGAAGGGCTACCTGAGCGACAGGCTTTCGGCGCGGTTGATGGGCATTCCCGATACGGGCAACGGCCGGCGCGAGAGCTACGAGCACATCCCCATGCCGCGCATGACCAACACCTACATGCTGGCGGGCGAGGATTCGCCGGAGGACATCGTGCGCTCGGTGGAGCGCGGCGTGTACGCGGCCAACTTTGGCGGCGGGCAGGTAGACATCACCAGCGGCAAGTTTGTTTTCTCGGCCTCGGAAGCCTACCTGATCGAAGACGGCAAGATCACCGCGCCGCTCAGGAACTGCACGCTCATCGGCAACGGGCCGGACGTGCTTACGCGCGTCTCCATGGTGGGCAACGACCTGGCGCTCGATGAAGGCGTGGGCACCTGCGGCAAGGACGGTCAATCGGTGCCGGTGGGCGTCGGTATCCCCACGCTCAAGGTGGACCGCATCACCGTGGGGGGCACGGCGCGGCGGCAGGTGGGGACGGACTTCCGGAGCTAG